AATAGTTGAAATAAGTTGTTAGGTTTTTGAATTGGGaattattgtgttttttttttttcagtaaaATGGCTCCAAAGCAGCCAAGTACAGGTCTTTTTGTTGGATTGAACAAAGGTCATGTTGTTACCAAGAAGGAGTTGGCTCCACGACCCTCAGATCGTAAAGGGGTAAGATTgtaaattttagattttgaatTTCGTGTTGAGTTTTATTTTGATGCAATGTCACTGTTAATCTTTTTGCACTTTTAATCATCacaaatatgtgatttttaaaatagttttaattaaagataaatatttttaataattcaacTTTTGTAATTGATTGGTTTAACTATTGCACTGCATACTAATTAAATCATTTGGGATTTAGTTTAAAGTCTGTCGGATTTGTTGTTAGGGAttgagttcatttttgttgcaatGTAATAGCTTTGTCTACATTAGTAAAATAATGCTCAAGCAGTGTGAAAAGATTTGATAATGTGATGTTAGTTGAGTTGTATAGAATGCAGGCAGTGATTTACAGGAACTTTGATTTTGGAGTCTGTATTTTcagtccttttgatttttgtaatGACAACGTTCTGTTATAATTTTTAGACTGATTttcataatttgttaaaaaagcaGAGGTAATGAATCCTAATGAGTATATTTGAGTTGCTactaatgataataataaaccCGCATTATATGGTTCATGTTAATTGCTTGTTTGTTACTTGgcattttcatatttaaaagaCATTATTTGTATTGTTACTATAGTGCGACTGTAGTACTATAATATATGGCCAAAACAAAAATTAGCGTTTGAAGTTTGTTGATTTAAACATAAATACGTGcttaaaatgtattaaataagCTATAAATTACACAAAAGAGTGATTTTGGTTTTGATATTTTGTGTTTGCTTATCTTTAATGTTTTCTATTGAACAGAAAACAAGCAAACGAGTGCACTTTGTAAGGAACCTCATCCGTGAGGTTGCTGGCTTTGCACCTTACGAAAAGCGTATAACTGAGTTGCTTAAGGTTGGAAAGGATAAGAGGGCACTGAAAGTTGCCAAGAGAAAGCTTGGAACCCATAAACGTGCAAAGAAGAAGCGTGAGGAGATGTCTAATGTTCTCCGAAAGATGAGGTTTGCACTTCATTGGTTGTTCTTATACATACCAAGTgttttagaattaattaaatatatagttACTTCATGAAAATGTCTTCTTATGCTATCTTGTAATTGTGTGCAGGGCTGGTGGAGCCGGTGATAAGAAGAAATAGGTCTATTTGTTTCATTTCATTCCTTGTCAGTAgattgtatcaatgttttaAAAGACAAGTTGTCTAAGTTTTGTTTTGATTCAGTTATGTAGTGTGGCTTTTACATTTAGAGATATCTTGTTTTGACTATATGATTTATGGAAAGTGCTATTGGATTATTTTGTGCTCTAGAGAAACAAGagaaaatataagataaaaaaagaacaagagataattattttcaaataaacattGCAGAATAAGGTTCACAACGTTTTTCTCGGTTATTTGCATTAAAAGGTAATAATATCTGTAaggttttttctttaattgattgcgttaaaaggttaaaaaaaaaatttgacattCTTCAAACACGATATGACGCTATGCGAACTCAAGTCAAATCCTACAATAACGTTCAACAAATAAtctttattcaataataattgGCAAAATTGTATTTCAGATTTTTagtgtttgatttaatttttcttttatatatattttttctcgcCTTGGTATTTTAAGTGAAATTTTGTTTACAAcgtcagtttttattttattaaatgtatttttttgttaaaaggTTAAGAAAAAAGGTTAaggttttttctttaattgattGCGTTAAAAggttaagaaaaaaatttgacatTCTTCAAACACGATATGACACTGCGAACTCAAGTCAAATCCTACAATAACGTTCAACAAATAATCTTTATTTAATAGTAATtggcaaaattgtattttagatttttaatgtttgatttaatttttcttttatatatatattttctcacCTTGGTATTTTAAGTGAAATTTTGTTTACAAcgtcagtttttattttattaaatatatttttttgttaaaaaaaatgttacatgACCATTATACAATTTTTAGATTGGTTTTAAAGTTTTGGAAGAACACAGTTGGTTCTCCATCTTTTATTTCTTCACCATCTTCCACTctatctttaaatatatatgtaaaatctaaaatttataatttcaataaaaaaaacctCAACTTTGACcatataaattagaaaaaaaaagtaaaacaataaattcATCATTTTAACAAGTAAAAATATCTTTATATCTGAaccataaaatattacaaataaaaatttatactaaCTCAAATATTATTAGATAATATACATCTTTTATGTGTGTGTTTGACATTTGTAAGAAACAGAGTATTGAAATAGATTATGTTTGATTTAGTTTCCGAATATACgaactcatttatttttagtagatttataGTGAATTTCTCTTTATTTACAATAACTCATTTTTAATTCTTGTTGGAATGATTGAtttcttgttttgatttttttttctttctaattcaCATGATTGACGTTTTGAGTTATTATATTAGAAATATagatttttggttttaggttatTTAAAGATGAAGTGGAAGAATATGGTGAAGAGGAAGATGATGAATAGCTAAAAGATGAAGATCGAGTCTGAGcgaaaattgatttaaatttagaGGGATCATAAGTGTagttttaaaacttaaaaagatCAACCTGAAAATcgtttacttttataatttgtCACACCAACACCATTATAGAATTGTAACGGACgcatgacatttttttaatgGAGCGAatagaaaatgatatttttgcaAACAACCATAACAATAAAGCTAACGTTGCAATTGGAGTCTTAGTTAAAAGAcctatttgaaagaaaaaaacataaatgaccTATTTTGGAACTTGATCAAACACAAATGACTAAATATGCAATTTAACCATTACAATCTTTAAGAAAAATTTGTTAAGTTTTTActaggtttaaatatgtctttggtcCTTACAATTATAACctttttattttggttcttgcaattataactttattttattttggtcctcgtaagttttttgtttggttCACATCCCTAcaattataatttcattttataatgGTCATTCAGTCGTACTTCTGTTACAAAAATTCTAACACCATTAAGATGAGATTGCCTTAGCATCCTCTAGAGGATGTTAAGGCAGTCATCACCAGAGGATGATGCAACCAAAGGATGGTAAGACAATCATCACTAGAGGATGCTAAGACAGTCATCACTATAAGATGATGCAACAAGAGGATGCTAAGGCAATCATTACTAGAGGATGATGCAATCAGAGGATGCAAAGACAATCATTTTAACGATATTAAAGTTTTTGTAATAGAAGTTGGACTAAATGACTATTTTATAATGAAACTATATTTTCAAGGATatgaatcaaacaaaaaaacttatgaagaccaaaataaataaataaaagttataattgcAAGGACCAAATGTTGAGGTAAAAACATTtttgatatatgttttaatgacaacaaaccttatgaagTAAATGTTTAAGTTTTACGAATAGACCAATTATTGcacttgatttttatttaaggaacatgaatcACATAAGTAGACAAGCAAGAAGTCATTCACATGAACAAGTACATAAGTATTTACTCaatcatgaaagaatcaaagtaGCGTCAAAAGATGATTTCATGGAGATATTTGAAGGCAATCTTCTAAACAGAAAATAGAACAAGGAATCAGAGGAAACGATACATGAGGAAGATACTAAAGGAAACGATATCAGAGGAAGCAAAGTCAGACAAAGTAAAATGAAGTCTACGCAATATTCAAACTCTGCTCATTGCACGCGTTGTTGTGTGCGCGCCAAAGTCAACACTATGATGAAGACTAAGCTGTATCATGATTCTAAAGATCCAAAAACAGATTCTAAtggatcccttatgcttcaacatgcgtatgaaagaagatttagGAAGTATTATTTTCAAGAAGAATTATTTTCAAGTGCAACCTGAACCAAAGGCAACCAGACCAGAAGCAATCAAGACCTACAATTCTAACTACAAGTGACAAAACTGCTCAATATCAATGGTCAAACCTAGAATTCAAGTGGAAGgccaaaaagaagaaaacaaccTTCAAATTATTGAACAAATTCATCTCATGATTGATGAGCTATGAGCAAGGACAACAAAGACAGAAGTACAATATAGTTGTCTTGTTCTGCAAAAAGCTCTGCATGCTTCTAATCTAGAACTGACATATCACAACCACTCTCATTCTCATTCACGTTTTCCATCAGACTTAGAAACAAGAACGATCTAGGTtgatcaagaacgttctggataTAATTACACTACATTTAAATAGATTGATACAGAAGATTGTTGGCACCTTGGGACGTGTGTCCAACGACTATATTCAGATTAAACTAAAGATTTTAAAGCCTCTCAtcatctataaatagaagatcaattggaagatgaaagcAAGAGTTCAATTTGTAATCTatcaacacttgttcaagtaagaacaagtcaaaaactcttTCAAGAAAACTTcaactctcttcactatatatGTGGATAATCATTTACtgagtttgtctttatttatctaAAGCAAAGAGTTTAGAATCATTAGATCATAAACactttttatcatacacattgaAATTAATTCAAGCCtatattttatgttagattgagtgtgtttgtaaaaatgattttctaGATTGAAAGGTGACTATGAGAATCCTTTCAAGATTGAAAGATGGTTGTAAAATTTTTTTATgggttgaaaggtgaagattgtaatCAATTAAGGTGTGATCAAGAGAAAAGATGTGAAAGAAAACATTCTGATTTTGAAGCacatctcacagttgtgaggactatACCAGCctgagttgggtgaaccaatatacGTTTTGTGCATGCTTCTAATCTAGAACTGACATATCACAACCACTCTCATTCTCATTCACGTTTTCCATCAGACTTAGAAACAAGAACGATCTAGGTtgatcaagaacgttctggacaTAATTACACTACACTTAAATAGATTGATACAGAAGATTATTGGCACCTTGGGAACTGTGTCCAATGACTATATTCAGATTAAACTAAAGATTTTAAAGCCTCTCAtcatctataaatagaagatcaattggaagatgaaagcAAGAGTTCAATTTGCAATCTatcaacacttgttcaagtaagaacaagtcaaaaactcttTCAAGAAAACTTCAACTTTCTTCACTATATATATGGATAATCATTTACtgagtttgtctttatttatctaAAACAAAGAGTTTAGAATCATTAGATCCTAAACactttttatcatacacattgaAATTAATTCAAGCCtatattttatgttagattgagtgtgtttgtaaaaatgattttcaagatTGAAACGTGACTGTGAAAATCCTTTCAAGATTGAAAGATCactgtaaattttttttctagattgaaaggtgaagattgtaatCAATTAAGGTGTGATCAAGAGAAAAGATGTGAAAGAAAACATTCTGATTTTGAAGCacatctcacagttgtgaggactgtaCCAGTCTGAGTTGGGTGAACAATATACGTTTTATGTGTGAtctttctatcccttatctttagTTCTTTGCACACACAAATCACGTttcactattatttttttttatttacaacttCTTAACTTCGTATAAATTGTTGAGAACATTCTAGTCAATTAAGAGATTACTAGTCAACTTTTGATTACCAAGTTTTATCTTAAGTACAACATCAAATTAAAGTGCAAGAACTAAATTTTAATAGGATCATAATTCAAACTCCCATTTCTTGTTCATTCCACttcacaaaatatatatttaaacattttttctattataaatcAATGAATTGtatattgatataattttttttttgtatatttgatGGAGTAcactttttacatttttttttctttggacGTATCTATAAACTGGTAGAAGACTCTTAGGTCATCCGCATAAACAAAATCTTCCATgttatatcattaaaataaaaaataaaaaataaaaaataaatgataatccaTTTAGTGTTTataaggtcattttcatgcATTAATTAGTCAAaagtttaaatttgaatttgtttgtaaaattattattcatgcataaatcaaattattaaaagcAAATATTTCATGTAATAGGATAAGATTCAAAGgctattacttttttaaaaataattataatatctctaataatttcaaatatcaaaattttcaaataaattcatttttggtaaatcCACATTGTTCTGGTTTTACTAAAGCAAGATCTCCATTTCATCAATTAGTAAGTTCTCAATacatgtttgaaattaacatcCACAAATAAATAGACATTAGCTTCCATGTTTGTCCCGAATGCACGTACCTAAACCACCTCTATTATGATAAGTATAGAAAGAGGCATCAATattcaatattataatttaaatgattcGCAGGGAGGTTTTTCTAACTTATGAGGCATAGATATGGGTATGGTACTGGTACCAAGTATGAATATCAGATAcgatattttatgaaaaatcaaAGTAGGGGtacatcaatgaaaaatattatatatatatttatatataatttagttaattaatagacttaaattgttcaattcataatataaaatcacaataaaaaattgaaaaattgaaaattgtgtttgattaaaaaaaatgattatctTAAAttcacaaataatattataataatatataaaaaataatcaatttcaatgaaataaaataaaaaataaaataaaaaaataaaatagagtatcATGAGTACGATATGAGTCTCAGTACCGGTAATGGCcccaattatatatatatatatatatatatatataatatcaattgaatttttatttttgttaaatatgtttttagttcctaaaaaattataatcttttaagtttaatccttaaaaaaatgtattcacttttaatttttttattttcatttcataaGGACTTTTTTGAGGGGCTAAAAGTAaacattttacaaaaaaatttaaaattaagattaaaagtgaataaaattttcttatgactaaaatttaaattttgaaattttataatagggactaaacttattttaactttttttttaattattaaaattacatattttttattagggGCACAATTATTATGCTTAGAACATGACCTCCAAAAAAATTAAGACGACGCTTTTCATCTACAAGCCAATTTTGTAAGATTGAGTATGAACCACATAAAAACCTAAAATTCAATGTTTCCAAACTATATTAGCATCATTATCACCACTTTGAATCTGCTGAACACCCACAACTTGCACACTCCAATAATCCAACAACAATTACGACGATTCTTGATTTAAG
This region of Cicer arietinum cultivar CDC Frontier isolate Library 1 chromosome 8, Cicar.CDCFrontier_v2.0, whole genome shotgun sequence genomic DNA includes:
- the LOC101488873 gene encoding large ribosomal subunit protein eL36x-like, whose product is MAPKQPSTGLFVGLNKGHVVTKKELAPRPSDRKGKTSKRVHFVRNLIREVAGFAPYEKRITELLKVGKDKRALKVAKRKLGTHKRAKKKREEMSNVLRKMRAGGAGDKKK